From Portunus trituberculatus isolate SZX2019 chromosome 50, ASM1759143v1, whole genome shotgun sequence, the proteins below share one genomic window:
- the LOC123500088 gene encoding cellular tumor antigen p53-like isoform X2 — MSYFPHHQGNAMNENQQESEPLLDDDDYELLRCDSLLARVGSNNFASLLENSVPPTTENEELKHTEMQPPLQHQPQFHPQQQDATDIQFIINDTLSMENGIVLPSNEVQWDQAENWLKLDYDVTLDTTTQGNQLLQCDTPVVPSDANSHTSVMPDSSPNSHVPSLKNWPGEHDFKISLPTGNKDRNKWCYSMMQNKLYLCPLIAVPIHVKLKQWFHASITITPVFKESRHRVDAVMPCFNCKSKVNDDVADHLVMIEGQECEYKQVNERYVVSVPLHHPPPGEITSTLLVKLSCLQSCIGGPNRRPFCLVFTLHDSSGTVVGRQVLDLKCCRCPSRDMLNEDKAEEKRQRPAQPNSDLNQLDRVQGLKRSAVPVATTGDKKKRFNIKMEPGTENRYKSVIVPVEYVGKVKAYVNSLIAEDYIRRNQPNILLYSEDEL, encoded by the exons ATGAGTTACTTTCCTCACCACCAG GGTAACGCCATGAACGAGAATCAGCAAGAATCTGAGCCGCTgctggatgatgatgattatgaattACTTCGCTGCGACTCTTTGTTGGCTCGAGTGGGCTCTAACAACTTTGCCTCACTTCTTGAGAACTCTGTCCCTCCCACTACTGAAAATGAGGAATTGAAACACACGGAGATGCAGCCTCCACTTCAGCATCAGCCGCAGTTTCATCCTCAGCAGCAAGATGCAACTGATATCCAATTTATCATAAATGACACTTTATCAATGGAAAATGGCATCGTACTTCCATCAAATGAAGTTCAATGGGATCAAGCTGAAAACTGGCTCAAGCTAGACTATGATGTAACA CTGGACACCACCACCCAGGGCAATCAACTTCTCCAGTGTGATACTCCTGTGGTTCCAAGTGATGCCAACAGCCACACTTCTGTCATGCCTGATAGCTCACCCAACAGCCATGTGCCTTCCCTCAAGAACTGGCCTGGGGAGCATGACTTTAAAATATCTCTCCCAActggaaataaagatagaaacaag TGGTGCTATAGCATGATGCAGAATAAGCTGTACCTGTGTCCCCTTATTGCTGTCCCAATACATGTGAAACTTAAGCAGTGGTTTCATGCATCCATCACAATTACCCCAGTATTTAAGGAAAGTCGCCATCGTGTAGATGCTGTGATGCCCTGCTTTAATTGCAAAAGTAAAG taaATGATGATGTAGCTGACCACCTGGTCATGATAGAAGGACAGGAATGTGAGTATAAGCAAGTCAACGAACGTTACGTCGTGTCAGTTCCCCTTCACCATCCTCCACCGGGTGAAATAACCTCCACCTTGCTGGTCAAACTTTCATGCCTCCAGTCATGTATTGGGGGGCCGAATAGGAGACCTTTCTGCCTTGTTTTTACCCTTCATGACAG CTCTGGGACTGTTGTTGGGCGCCAGGTGCTAGATTTGAAGTGCTGTAGGTGTCCGTCACGAGACATGCTGAATGAAGACAAGGCAGAAGAAAAGCGTCAGCGTCCTGCACAACCCAATAGTGACTTGAATCAGCTGGATCGTGTGCAa ggACTCAAGAGATCAGCAGTACCTGTTGCTACAACTGGTGATAAGAAGAAGCGTTTCAACATCAAGATGGAGCCTGGAACAGAAAACCGCTACAAATCTGTGATA gtTCCAGTGGAGTATGTTGGCAAAGTGAAAGCATATGTTAACAGTCTCATTGCTGAAGATTATATCCGTCGAAACCAGCCCAACATCCTGCTGTACTCTGAAGATGAACTTTAA